In the Molothrus ater isolate BHLD 08-10-18 breed brown headed cowbird chromosome 26, BPBGC_Mater_1.1, whole genome shotgun sequence genome, one interval contains:
- the TLE5 gene encoding TLE family member 5 isoform X2, whose product MMFPQSRHSGSSHLPQQLKFTTSDSCDRIKDEFQLLQAQYHSLKLECDKLASEKSEMQRHYVMYYEMSYGLNIEMHKQAEIVKRLNGICAQVLPYLSQEHQQQVLGAIERAKQVTAPELNSIIRQLQAHQLSQLQALALPLTPLPVGLQPPSLPAVSAGTGLLSLSALGSQAHLSKEDKNGHDGDAHQDDDGEKSD is encoded by the exons ATGATGTTTCCACAAAGCCGGCACTCG GGCTCCTCTCACCTGCCTCAGCAGCTGAAGTTCACGACCTCCGACTCATGCGACCGCATCAAGGACgagttccagctgctgcaggcccagTACCACAG CTTGAAGTTGGAATGTGACAAACTAGCCAGCGAGAAATCGGAGATGCAGCGTCACTACGTCATG taCTATGAGATGTCCTACGGGCTGAATATTGAAATGCACAAACAG GCTGAAATTGTCAAGAGGCTAAATGGGATTTGTGCACAGGTTCTGCCCTACCTTTCACAAGAG CATCAGCAGCAAGTCTTGGGAGCCATTGAACGAGCTAAGCAGGTCACGGCGCCAGAACTGAACTCCATCATCCGT cagcttcaagctcaccagctgtcccagctccaaGCCCTCGCTCTGCCCCTGACCCCGCTCCCCGTGGGGCTCcagcctccctctctccccGCTGTCAGCGCCGGCACCGGGCTCCTGTCGCTGTCTGCCCTGGGCTCTCAGGCTCACCTCTCCAAGGAGGACAAGAACGGCCACGATGGGGATGCCCACCAAGATGATGACGGCGAGAAATCGGATTAG
- the TLE5 gene encoding TLE family member 5 isoform X1 encodes MMFPQSRHSGSSHLPQQLKFTTSDSCDRIKDEFQLLQAQYHSLKLECDKLASEKSEMQRHYVMYYEMSYGLNIEMHKQAEIVKRLNGICAQVLPYLSQEHQQQVLGAIERAKQVTAPELNSIIRQQLQAHQLSQLQALALPLTPLPVGLQPPSLPAVSAGTGLLSLSALGSQAHLSKEDKNGHDGDAHQDDDGEKSD; translated from the exons ATGATGTTTCCACAAAGCCGGCACTCG GGCTCCTCTCACCTGCCTCAGCAGCTGAAGTTCACGACCTCCGACTCATGCGACCGCATCAAGGACgagttccagctgctgcaggcccagTACCACAG CTTGAAGTTGGAATGTGACAAACTAGCCAGCGAGAAATCGGAGATGCAGCGTCACTACGTCATG taCTATGAGATGTCCTACGGGCTGAATATTGAAATGCACAAACAG GCTGAAATTGTCAAGAGGCTAAATGGGATTTGTGCACAGGTTCTGCCCTACCTTTCACAAGAG CATCAGCAGCAAGTCTTGGGAGCCATTGAACGAGCTAAGCAGGTCACGGCGCCAGAACTGAACTCCATCATCCGT cagcagcttcaagctcaccagctgtcccagctccaaGCCCTCGCTCTGCCCCTGACCCCGCTCCCCGTGGGGCTCcagcctccctctctccccGCTGTCAGCGCCGGCACCGGGCTCCTGTCGCTGTCTGCCCTGGGCTCTCAGGCTCACCTCTCCAAGGAGGACAAGAACGGCCACGATGGGGATGCCCACCAAGATGATGACGGCGAGAAATCGGATTAG